Proteins found in one Methylobacter sp. S3L5C genomic segment:
- the mltB gene encoding lytic murein transglycosylase B, whose amino-acid sequence MKINAELRLKSQTDPLVFWLKNLACVLCMSLVSCAGNIKDTKSVDTFIKKMVTTHQFDENKLAELFDAVEIKEDILKRISSPAEGMPWYKYRKIFMTDARINGGVKFWQENAQALAAVEQKTGVPAEIIVAVIGVETFYGQKTGNHRVIDALATLGFAYPPRSQFFLGELESYLLLCRDEQLNPLVPVGSYAGAMGVPQFMPSSFRAYAVDFNNDGHRDIWHNNGDVIASIANYFVKHQWQPGQAIAVPVTATGDTYKKALNKDLKPDLSFAGLESLNLKISRPIPLSAKVKLLAFEQQQSEELWAGLDNFYVITRYNHSPLYAMAVYQLSQTILNKKGTFP is encoded by the coding sequence ATGAAAATTAACGCAGAGTTAAGGCTAAAGTCACAAACTGACCCTCTGGTTTTTTGGTTAAAAAACCTGGCTTGTGTGTTGTGTATGTCACTGGTCTCGTGTGCCGGCAACATAAAAGATACCAAGTCCGTTGATACGTTTATCAAAAAGATGGTTACAACGCATCAGTTTGATGAAAACAAGCTGGCTGAGTTGTTCGATGCTGTCGAAATAAAAGAAGATATTCTCAAAAGAATTTCTTCACCTGCAGAAGGCATGCCTTGGTATAAATACCGCAAAATATTTATGACCGATGCCCGCATCAATGGCGGCGTAAAATTTTGGCAGGAAAACGCACAGGCATTGGCTGCAGTCGAGCAAAAAACGGGTGTTCCTGCGGAAATTATTGTTGCCGTCATCGGGGTTGAAACCTTTTACGGACAAAAAACCGGCAACCATCGGGTAATTGATGCGCTTGCTACCTTGGGATTTGCCTATCCGCCTCGCAGTCAGTTTTTTCTCGGTGAATTGGAAAGCTACTTGTTATTGTGCCGGGATGAACAGCTTAATCCTTTAGTGCCGGTTGGCTCTTATGCCGGGGCTATGGGCGTACCGCAGTTTATGCCCAGTAGTTTCAGGGCTTATGCGGTTGATTTTAATAATGACGGTCATCGGGATATCTGGCATAACAACGGCGATGTTATCGCCAGTATTGCCAATTATTTTGTTAAGCATCAATGGCAGCCTGGCCAGGCGATTGCTGTTCCGGTAACTGCAACAGGGGATACCTATAAAAAAGCTTTAAACAAAGATCTTAAGCCGGACTTAAGCTTTGCCGGGTTAGAATCGCTTAACTTAAAAATATCGAGACCAATACCTTTAAGCGCTAAAGTAAAACTGCTTGCGTTCGAACAGCAACAAAGTGAAGAGCTCTGGGCGGGATTAGACAACTTTTATGTCATCACCCGATACAACCACAGTCCTTTATATGCCATGGCTGTTTATCAGTTAAGCCAAACTATTTTAAATAAAAAAGGTACTTTTCCATGA
- a CDS encoding septal ring lytic transglycosylase RlpA family protein, with product MNKLLLAILMIALYGCSTEQIKKTDAIFQPPAIASHTNHALARNQIRHDLRHHSIVQTSTRTNPSNTVAEQENLFPRIARYIKQGVASWYGPGFHGKKTATGEIFDMYAMTAAHKTLPIPSYAQITNLENHRSIIVRINDRGPFVGNRELDLSYAAAKNLDMQEDGTGAVEIKVISPSQALPQLQQSAATQEKNVYLQVGSFGSQKKALKLKNKIAANNLPEPNIRSSTYKKSTLYKVQIGPVDSTASANQLSEQLARIGIINTQFVTESKQSDSSRVTM from the coding sequence ATGAATAAACTCTTATTAGCAATTTTAATGATTGCCCTATATGGGTGTTCTACCGAACAAATTAAAAAGACGGATGCCATTTTTCAACCTCCAGCTATTGCCAGTCATACAAATCATGCCCTGGCCCGTAATCAAATAAGACATGATTTAAGGCATCACTCAATAGTACAGACAAGTACTCGTACCAATCCGTCTAATACTGTTGCTGAACAAGAAAACCTGTTCCCACGTATTGCCCGTTACATAAAACAGGGCGTTGCTTCCTGGTATGGCCCCGGTTTTCATGGTAAAAAAACTGCCACCGGCGAAATTTTTGATATGTATGCGATGACTGCGGCGCATAAAACATTGCCGATTCCGTCTTACGCACAGATAACCAATTTGGAAAATCATCGCAGCATTATCGTTAGAATAAATGACAGAGGTCCTTTTGTTGGCAACCGGGAGTTGGATTTATCTTACGCTGCTGCCAAAAATCTGGATATGCAGGAAGATGGTACCGGAGCCGTTGAAATTAAAGTGATTTCACCCAGTCAAGCCTTGCCGCAATTGCAACAAAGCGCAGCGACACAGGAAAAAAATGTCTATCTGCAGGTTGGCAGTTTTGGCAGTCAAAAAAAGGCGCTGAAGTTAAAAAATAAAATCGCCGCCAATAATTTGCCTGAGCCGAATATCCGTTCATCGACTTATAAAAAATCCACCCTTTATAAAGTTCAAATTGGACCGGTAGACTCAACGGCCTCTGCCAATCAATTGAGCGAGCAGTTGGCAAGAATAGGCATAATCAATACACAATTTGTTACTGAATCCAAACAATCAGACAGCTCGCGTGTTACAATGTAA
- a CDS encoding D-alanyl-D-alanine carboxypeptidase family protein yields MNPFKKITLFLFFGLLATVFQVNAENTDITTPPAPNIAATAFILQDFHTGKVMAENNADAKLAPASLTKIMTVYVAFRELGNGHLHLEDSATISEKAWKTAGSRMFIELGNQVKVEDLLKGIIIQSGNDASVALAEHVAGSEATFADMMNQHAARLGMVNSHFKNSDGLPMEDHYTSARDLAILTTALIKEFPDYYRWFSQKEFTFNKITQQNRNKLLSRDESVDGVKTGFTDDAGYCLVASALREDMRLVSVVMGAKNANARANENQTLLNYGFRFFESHRLYEGKKTLDEPRIWKGATKTLPLGLAEDIYATIPRRQYKDLKAVINVDKKITAPVAEGAKLGSVKVTLNDEVIVDKDLVALKAVDQGNIIQRLMDSAMMMLEKSDDGK; encoded by the coding sequence ATGAACCCTTTTAAAAAAATTACTCTATTTTTATTTTTTGGCTTATTGGCTACAGTTTTTCAGGTCAATGCAGAAAATACTGACATTACGACACCTCCCGCACCCAATATAGCGGCCACTGCTTTCATCTTACAGGATTTTCATACCGGTAAAGTGATGGCAGAAAATAATGCCGATGCCAAGCTTGCTCCTGCCAGTCTTACCAAGATAATGACGGTTTATGTGGCGTTTAGAGAGCTTGGCAATGGCCATTTACATCTTGAAGATTCTGCCACTATCAGCGAAAAAGCCTGGAAAACAGCTGGTTCACGGATGTTTATCGAGCTTGGCAATCAGGTTAAAGTTGAAGATTTACTAAAAGGCATCATCATCCAATCCGGTAATGACGCCAGTGTCGCTCTGGCTGAACATGTCGCCGGTAGTGAAGCTACTTTTGCTGACATGATGAATCAGCATGCTGCCCGACTGGGAATGGTAAATAGCCATTTTAAAAACAGTGACGGTTTGCCTATGGAAGATCATTACACCAGTGCACGTGACCTGGCTATTCTCACTACCGCTTTAATCAAAGAATTTCCTGACTACTATCGCTGGTTTTCTCAAAAAGAATTCACCTTTAACAAAATCACCCAGCAAAACCGTAACAAGTTACTGTCACGGGACGAGTCGGTTGATGGCGTTAAAACCGGATTTACAGATGATGCAGGTTATTGTTTGGTTGCTTCTGCACTAAGAGAAGATATGCGTCTTGTCTCTGTCGTTATGGGCGCAAAAAATGCTAATGCCAGAGCCAATGAAAATCAAACACTGCTTAATTATGGCTTCCGGTTTTTTGAATCGCATCGCTTGTATGAAGGTAAAAAAACCTTGGATGAACCCAGAATCTGGAAAGGGGCAACTAAAACGTTACCTTTAGGTTTGGCTGAAGATATTTATGCAACGATTCCACGCCGCCAATACAAAGATCTTAAGGCCGTTATTAACGTTGATAAAAAAATTACTGCACCTGTTGCAGAAGGCGCAAAGCTGGGTTCTGTTAAGGTCACTCTTAACGATGAAGTGATTGTTGATAAAGACTTGGTCGCTCTCAAAGCGGTAGATCAGGGCAATATTATTCAAAGACTCATGGACAGCGCCATGATGATGCTGGAAAAGTCAGATGACGGAAAATAA
- a CDS encoding VPLPA-CTERM sorting domain-containing protein — MQTNRKVTPVSAAPQPSKWKLRAAIGLALGVGLAAQGVNASIFTWNGGSGSSSNWTSNSNWSGTAATSNVATDLVFDVAPVNRLTPSSVPTTLTLNSILFGAANTNTSSYTIGTSSSTFTIGSGGVVNNDNLAQNLGAKFSLSNSTTFNAASGDLNFTGAINLNNATSGTSTKTLTLDGANNIALSGVISNQTGGNNKGALVKNGTGTTTLSGTNSYTGTTTISGGTLQVGAGGTTGTISSSSAITNNATLAFNRSDALTVSNAITGSGSLDKLGAGTLTLSGSNSYTGATNINGGTLALNSNERLADTGTVNVNSGGTFDLKSRTETIGTLNLNSDGAVKGNSSSSSDKLIVATDYTNAGFGTGNAFDKSAGVTNTVINSSASNAVTQQTLSINGGTAAAGNATMAFGAKHVGDTATQTYNIGNAPTTGSGPTLRGAVTYTGVLDDRLSGSGIVTGGSDWIATAGNSAGSQNVTFSTATAGALNETLTVVNNFSNTNTQTLAITGSVYDYAKVGFQNTGGAGTWDGTGLTLDFGSFTQAIGSQTATFSLANIGGLDALYTDRLNGNYTFNLGTAFTSYNVSNFTDLAGGSSKTNLDFLFNTSTVGNYVGSIFLASTGHNISGYNGALDGMTINFKGSVVSAVPVPAAAWLFLTGMVGLLGLGRRNKVI; from the coding sequence ATGCAAACAAATAGAAAAGTAACACCGGTATCTGCGGCACCACAACCGTCAAAATGGAAGCTTCGTGCCGCGATTGGTTTGGCCTTAGGCGTCGGCTTGGCTGCACAAGGCGTTAATGCGTCGATTTTTACTTGGAATGGGGGGAGCGGTAGCAGTAGCAACTGGACAAGTAACAGTAATTGGTCTGGTACTGCTGCTACATCTAACGTAGCTACAGATTTGGTGTTTGATGTTGCTCCCGTTAACAGATTGACTCCGTCTTCTGTACCAACTACTTTGACTCTGAACAGTATTCTTTTCGGTGCTGCCAACACTAATACAAGTTCTTACACCATTGGAACCAGCAGCAGCACTTTCACTATTGGTTCAGGCGGAGTGGTGAACAATGATAACCTTGCCCAGAATTTAGGTGCAAAATTTAGTCTGTCTAACAGCACTACTTTTAATGCTGCAAGCGGTGACTTGAATTTTACCGGCGCGATTAATCTTAATAACGCTACGTCAGGTACAAGCACAAAAACACTAACACTCGATGGTGCCAATAATATTGCGCTTTCAGGAGTCATTAGTAACCAAACTGGCGGCAATAACAAAGGAGCATTGGTTAAAAACGGTACAGGCACAACAACGCTGAGCGGTACCAACTCTTACACCGGTACCACCACAATCAGCGGCGGTACGCTGCAGGTCGGCGCTGGCGGCACGACCGGCACAATTAGTTCTTCGAGCGCGATCACCAATAACGCGACGTTGGCTTTCAACCGTAGCGATGCGTTAACGGTAAGCAATGCCATCACCGGAAGCGGAAGTTTAGATAAGTTGGGTGCCGGTACGCTGACCCTTAGTGGCAGCAATAGTTACACTGGCGCTACCAACATCAATGGCGGCACTCTGGCTTTGAATTCAAATGAGCGTCTGGCTGATACGGGTACTGTTAATGTCAACAGCGGTGGTACCTTCGATCTTAAATCAAGGACAGAAACCATTGGCACTCTTAATTTAAATAGCGATGGTGCTGTTAAGGGTAACAGCAGTTCTTCAAGCGATAAATTGATAGTTGCTACGGATTACACCAACGCAGGTTTCGGTACCGGAAATGCTTTTGATAAATCTGCGGGAGTTACTAATACTGTTATTAATTCATCAGCAAGTAATGCAGTTACCCAGCAAACACTGTCTATCAATGGCGGTACTGCTGCTGCCGGTAATGCCACAATGGCTTTTGGTGCCAAGCATGTAGGCGATACGGCTACGCAAACTTACAATATTGGCAACGCTCCTACCACTGGCTCTGGTCCAACTCTGCGTGGTGCTGTCACGTACACAGGTGTTCTTGATGACCGTTTGAGCGGTTCAGGCATAGTAACTGGTGGTTCCGATTGGATAGCTACCGCAGGCAACAGTGCTGGTTCACAAAATGTAACATTCTCAACTGCTACTGCCGGTGCCTTGAATGAGACATTGACTGTTGTTAACAACTTTAGCAATACCAATACTCAGACGTTGGCTATTACCGGTAGTGTTTATGACTATGCCAAAGTTGGCTTTCAGAATACGGGTGGTGCAGGTACTTGGGACGGTACCGGCTTGACTTTGGATTTTGGAAGCTTTACTCAAGCTATCGGCTCACAAACTGCCACTTTTAGTCTTGCCAATATTGGCGGCCTGGATGCTCTTTATACCGATCGTCTTAATGGTAATTATACTTTCAACTTGGGTACGGCTTTCACCAGCTACAACGTGAGCAACTTTACGGATCTGGCTGGTGGTTCTTCAAAGACCAATCTGGACTTTTTGTTTAATACCAGTACTGTCGGTAATTACGTAGGCAGTATATTCCTGGCATCTACTGGACATAATATCAGTGGTTACAACGGTGCTCTTGACGGTATGACCATTAACTTTAAAGGTAGTGTAGTATCTGCGGTGCCGGTGCCGGCTGCTGCATGGTTATTCCTGACTGGTATGGTCGGCCTGTTGGGCTTGGGTCGTCGTAACAAAGTAATCTGA
- the rodA gene encoding rod shape-determining protein RodA, protein MKNESRHEQFEPPSILGNALRTLHIDIPLFIGLLLTSFLSFLVLYSSGSQDMDVLMRQAGRVGLAFILMIVLAHIDPYQFKRYSTVLFGFGILLLIAVLIMGEIGKGAQRWLDLGVFRFQPSEMIKITTPMMIAWYLAEYPLPPKSKQLFIAAILIVIPTLLIAKQPDLGTALLVASSGAGVLFFAGLSWRFIVGIIAALASLTPVIWHFMRGYQRDRVLTFLNPEADPLGRGYHIIQSKIAIGSGGIYGKGWLGSTQSELDFLPESSTDFIFAVFAEEFGLVGCLGLLGLYLLIIVRCLYIATQAQDTYSRLLAGSLAFTFFVYVFVNIGMVIGVLPVVGVPLPLISYGGTSIVTLLAGFGILMSIHTHKKFRTR, encoded by the coding sequence ATGAAAAATGAATCCCGGCATGAACAATTTGAGCCGCCGTCAATATTGGGTAATGCCCTAAGAACGCTACACATTGATATCCCTTTGTTTATCGGCTTATTGCTGACCTCATTCTTGAGCTTTCTGGTTCTTTACAGTAGTGGCAGTCAGGATATGGACGTGTTGATGCGTCAGGCGGGCCGCGTTGGCCTGGCTTTTATTTTAATGATAGTTCTGGCGCATATAGATCCTTATCAGTTTAAGCGCTACTCTACGGTATTGTTCGGTTTTGGTATCTTGTTGCTCATAGCCGTATTAATTATGGGTGAGATAGGTAAAGGTGCTCAACGTTGGTTGGATTTGGGCGTTTTTCGTTTCCAACCATCAGAAATGATCAAGATTACGACACCGATGATGATTGCCTGGTATTTGGCAGAATATCCGTTGCCGCCAAAATCAAAACAGTTGTTTATAGCGGCCATCCTTATTGTTATCCCGACGCTTTTAATCGCCAAACAACCTGATTTGGGTACTGCATTGTTGGTCGCAAGTTCCGGTGCGGGCGTATTGTTTTTTGCCGGTCTTTCTTGGCGCTTTATAGTCGGCATCATTGCTGCGTTGGCCTCGTTAACGCCAGTCATTTGGCATTTTATGCGCGGTTATCAACGTGATCGGGTACTCACTTTCTTAAACCCGGAAGCGGATCCTTTGGGTAGGGGCTATCATATTATTCAATCAAAAATAGCCATTGGTTCCGGCGGTATTTATGGCAAGGGGTGGCTAGGTAGCACTCAATCGGAACTGGATTTTTTGCCGGAAAGCTCTACCGACTTTATTTTTGCGGTATTTGCGGAAGAATTTGGTTTGGTCGGTTGCCTGGGGTTATTGGGGTTATATCTGTTAATCATTGTTCGGTGTTTATACATAGCTACGCAGGCACAGGATACCTATAGTCGGTTGTTGGCAGGTAGCCTGGCTTTTACTTTTTTTGTTTATGTTTTTGTCAATATCGGCATGGTTATCGGTGTTCTTCCGGTGGTTGGTGTGCCGTTGCCTTTAATCAGTTACGGCGGCACCTCTATTGTCACGTTGCTTGCCGGTTTTGGCATTCTCATGTCAATTCACACCCATAAAAAATTTCGGACACGCTGA
- the cydD gene encoding thiol reductant ABC exporter subunit CydD: MQLTETDNQAYFDKNKAREKVCAGWLKEQSKAVRKPVLLAAIIGIVNGLGVIVQAAVLAFILQAIIIDKLPWASLMMPLLLLGGVFVLRSLCVYGHQITGFEAGAQVRASVRQQLLDKFLMLGPAEIKQQQSGELAAVTLEQVDALENYFSRYLPQQMIVGVLPIIMILVVMPVNWVVGLIFLLTGPLVPIFMALVGMGAASANRNQFLAMARMSGYFLDRLQGLATLKLFGQAAQELNTINQMADGFREKTMAVLRIAFLSSAILEFFSAVAVALVAVYVGLGLLGQIHFGPADQISLRSALFVLLLAPEFFMPLRQLAINYHDRAAALGGTDAILAILEQHVDTLATGDNDSGDASIANDEFCTSSQHYAAPDGDFQGNNKLIEFKQVDKFYGQRQVLTGINLSIATGEKVALVGESGAGKTTLLNLLLGFESATEGRILLNGIGVNREYAAQAIAWVGQNAYIFHGSIKDNIALADPDASEQRIINAAQAAGVTEFSAQLPGGLLTKIGERGYGLSGGQVQRIALARAFLKEADIILLDEPTANLDAGNKTLLLAVIEQLFADKTLIVATHDPVVINRMRRRITLQQGRLVL; this comes from the coding sequence GTGCAATTAACAGAAACGGATAATCAAGCCTATTTTGATAAAAATAAAGCCAGAGAAAAGGTTTGTGCCGGTTGGTTAAAAGAACAAAGTAAAGCTGTCCGTAAACCGGTTTTATTGGCGGCTATTATCGGTATTGTTAACGGACTGGGTGTTATTGTTCAAGCGGCAGTGCTGGCTTTTATACTGCAAGCCATCATTATTGACAAGTTGCCGTGGGCATCGTTAATGATGCCTTTGTTATTGCTGGGCGGTGTTTTTGTCTTGCGTAGTTTGTGTGTTTACGGACATCAAATAACGGGTTTTGAGGCTGGAGCCCAGGTCAGGGCCTCGGTAAGGCAACAATTGTTGGACAAATTTTTAATGCTGGGGCCTGCCGAAATCAAGCAACAGCAAAGTGGTGAATTGGCTGCTGTTACTTTGGAACAGGTTGATGCGCTGGAAAATTATTTCTCACGCTATCTGCCGCAACAAATGATAGTCGGTGTTTTGCCGATCATCATGATACTGGTGGTCATGCCCGTTAATTGGGTAGTGGGGCTGATATTTTTATTGACCGGCCCGCTGGTGCCGATTTTTATGGCGTTAGTTGGTATGGGTGCCGCTTCTGCAAATCGCAATCAGTTTTTGGCCATGGCAAGAATGAGCGGTTATTTTCTCGACCGTTTGCAAGGCTTGGCAACACTAAAGTTGTTTGGTCAGGCGGCTCAAGAGTTAAACACCATTAATCAAATGGCTGACGGGTTTAGGGAAAAAACCATGGCGGTGTTGCGAATTGCCTTTTTATCGTCGGCTATTCTGGAGTTTTTTAGTGCCGTTGCGGTTGCTTTGGTTGCCGTGTATGTCGGGCTGGGTTTATTGGGACAAATTCATTTTGGTCCGGCTGACCAAATCAGTTTACGTTCAGCGCTGTTTGTTTTGTTGCTGGCGCCTGAGTTTTTTATGCCGCTCAGACAATTGGCTATCAATTATCACGACCGCGCCGCTGCGTTGGGTGGAACTGATGCCATTCTGGCGATACTGGAACAACATGTTGATACGTTGGCAACAGGCGATAATGATTCAGGAGACGCATCAATCGCAAATGATGAGTTTTGTACCTCGTCACAGCACTACGCGGCACCCGACGGTGATTTTCAGGGTAACAACAAGCTTATTGAATTTAAGCAGGTCGATAAATTTTATGGTCAGCGGCAAGTTTTAACCGGTATCAATTTGTCTATTGCTACTGGTGAAAAAGTTGCTTTGGTGGGTGAATCAGGTGCCGGAAAAACAACGCTTTTAAATCTGTTGTTGGGTTTTGAGTCAGCAACCGAGGGCCGGATATTGCTTAATGGCATTGGTGTTAATCGTGAGTATGCGGCTCAAGCCATTGCATGGGTGGGGCAAAATGCCTATATCTTTCACGGCAGCATAAAAGACAATATTGCGCTGGCTGATCCTGATGCCTCAGAGCAGCGCATCATTAATGCGGCACAAGCGGCCGGCGTAACCGAATTTAGCGCACAATTGCCTGGGGGTTTACTCACGAAGATTGGTGAGCGGGGTTATGGTTTATCTGGCGGGCAGGTACAAAGAATTGCGCTGGCCAGAGCCTTTTTAAAAGAGGCCGACATCATTTTACTCGATGAGCCAACTGCAAATCTTGATGCTGGCAATAAAACGTTGTTACTGGCTGTTATCGAGCAATTATTTGCTGATAAAACGCTGATTGTTGCTACGCATGATCCGGTGGTGATTAACAGAATGCGGCGGCGCATAACCTTGCAGCAAGGACGGTTGGTGTTATGA
- the lipA gene encoding lipoyl synthase produces MTNQAPSRSTPESHERSAKKLARIPIKVEQSDTVLRKPDWIRVKLSASDEITKIKQLMREHKLHTVCEEAACPNLSECFQHGTATFMIMGDLCTRRCPFCDVAHGKPLALDKDEPQHLADAIQAMALKYVVITSVDRDDLRDGGAGHFADCIKKIRQQTPTTKIEILVPDFRGRIDKAIDILIKEPCDVFNHNLETVPRLYKQVRPGADYLGSLQLLGKYGSAQSQTPTKSGLMLGVGEEQEEVHQVMRDLLAHGCSMLTLGQYLQPTKAHLPVKSYITPQQFDDYGAFAKQLGFKQVASAPMVRSSYHADLQAKAVI; encoded by the coding sequence ATGACTAATCAAGCACCCTCACGCTCTACCCCTGAATCACATGAACGTAGTGCCAAGAAACTGGCGCGTATCCCGATAAAAGTTGAACAGTCCGATACCGTTTTGCGTAAACCTGACTGGATACGCGTAAAGCTTTCAGCCAGTGACGAGATCACCAAAATCAAACAGTTAATGCGTGAGCATAAATTGCATACGGTTTGTGAAGAAGCGGCCTGTCCCAATCTGTCTGAATGTTTTCAACACGGTACGGCAACTTTTATGATCATGGGCGATTTATGTACCCGTCGTTGCCCTTTCTGTGATGTCGCGCATGGCAAACCACTGGCGCTGGATAAAGATGAACCGCAACATCTGGCCGATGCGATACAGGCAATGGCTTTAAAATATGTCGTTATCACCTCGGTGGATAGGGATGATTTAAGAGATGGTGGTGCCGGTCATTTTGCTGATTGTATAAAAAAAATCCGCCAGCAAACGCCCACCACAAAAATTGAAATTCTGGTTCCGGATTTTCGTGGTCGTATTGATAAAGCCATAGACATTTTAATTAAAGAGCCCTGTGACGTGTTCAACCATAACCTGGAAACAGTGCCACGGCTTTATAAACAAGTGCGTCCCGGTGCAGATTATCTGGGTTCTTTGCAACTGCTGGGCAAGTATGGCAGTGCGCAAAGCCAAACGCCGACTAAATCAGGATTGATGCTGGGTGTCGGCGAAGAGCAGGAAGAAGTCCATCAGGTAATGAGGGATTTATTGGCGCATGGCTGCTCAATGCTGACGCTGGGTCAATATCTACAGCCAACCAAGGCGCATTTACCCGTTAAAAGTTATATCACCCCGCAACAATTCGACGATTATGGCGCTTTTGCAAAGCAACTGGGCTTTAAGCAAGTTGCCAGTGCGCCCATGGTCAGATCTTCTTACCATGCCGATCTTCAAGCTAAAGCCGTTATCTAA
- the lipB gene encoding lipoyl(octanoyl) transferase LipB, with protein sequence MPIIRHLGLQNYETSWQAMQRFTQERNADTPDEIWIVEHSPVYTLGLSGKREHLLNTGNIPVINSDRGGQVTYHGPGQVVIYALLDIKRLNLGVRQLVTILEQAMIGTLAENGIIAVSKADAPGVYVNDQKIGSIGLRIKKNCSYHGLSLNNAMDLSPFEYINTCGYADLKVTQLADLGVIISSRQLANSVTQAITTALIHD encoded by the coding sequence ATGCCAATAATACGTCACTTGGGATTACAAAATTATGAAACCAGCTGGCAGGCCATGCAGCGTTTCACCCAGGAGCGCAACGCAGATACCCCGGATGAAATCTGGATAGTGGAACACTCTCCTGTTTACACGCTGGGGTTAAGCGGTAAACGTGAGCATTTATTAAATACCGGCAACATTCCGGTGATTAATTCTGATCGGGGTGGACAAGTCACCTATCATGGCCCCGGGCAAGTGGTTATTTATGCCTTACTGGATATTAAACGACTTAATCTGGGTGTGCGCCAACTGGTGACCATTCTTGAGCAAGCGATGATTGGCACTTTGGCAGAGAATGGTATTATCGCTGTTTCCAAAGCCGATGCGCCGGGCGTTTACGTCAATGACCAAAAAATAGGTTCGATCGGTTTACGGATTAAAAAAAACTGTAGCTACCATGGCCTTAGTCTTAATAATGCGATGGATTTAAGTCCTTTCGAGTACATTAATACTTGCGGCTATGCAGACCTTAAAGTCACTCAATTAGCAGATCTGGGTGTTATCATTAGTTCCAGGCAACTGGCAAACTCCGTTACTCAGGCTATTACTACGGCACTCATACATGACTAA
- a CDS encoding DUF493 family protein has translation MTENKMVYLNGEYLPLNEAKVSVLDRGFLFGDGIYEVIPSYSGHLFHFQDHLQRLENSLAGIRLANPHTREEWLAILSPLLDTTIDQYIYLQITRGVGPKRDHAFPDNIPATVFAMCSAIVPFAGLNQGVKAVSMDDSRWQFCNIKAITLLGNILHRQEAIDQGCAEALLVKDGYVVEGAASNVFAVIDGVLCTPPKGNDILPGITRDVILELARKNNIACSEDKITFANLQTASEIWVTSSTREIVPIVELDSIKVSDGKPGPVWHNMTRIFQDYKKSLIMSEQTFFEFPCQFPVKAMGKADMELDLLVIEIVRRHAPDVKPDAVTLRPSKDGNFIAITVVIEASSKKQLDAIYQDLSDHPHVLMAL, from the coding sequence ATGACGGAAAATAAAATGGTTTATTTAAACGGTGAGTATTTGCCGCTTAATGAAGCCAAAGTTTCCGTGTTGGATCGTGGATTTTTATTTGGTGACGGTATCTATGAAGTCATCCCGTCTTATTCCGGCCATTTATTTCATTTTCAGGATCATCTACAACGTCTGGAAAACAGTCTGGCCGGTATTCGTCTGGCTAACCCGCATACCCGTGAGGAATGGTTGGCGATATTGTCGCCATTGCTGGATACCACTATTGATCAGTATATTTATCTACAGATTACCCGTGGTGTCGGCCCTAAAAGAGATCACGCTTTTCCTGACAATATACCTGCTACTGTTTTTGCCATGTGCTCGGCTATCGTGCCTTTTGCCGGATTAAATCAGGGCGTAAAAGCGGTCAGCATGGATGATAGTCGTTGGCAATTTTGCAACATAAAAGCCATCACCTTATTAGGCAACATCCTGCATAGGCAAGAGGCTATCGATCAGGGTTGCGCCGAAGCACTGTTGGTAAAAGACGGTTATGTTGTTGAAGGTGCGGCCAGTAATGTTTTTGCCGTTATTGATGGTGTTTTGTGTACGCCACCTAAAGGCAATGATATTTTACCCGGCATTACCCGTGATGTGATTTTGGAGCTTGCACGAAAAAACAACATTGCCTGCAGCGAAGATAAAATCACCTTTGCCAACTTGCAAACAGCCAGCGAAATTTGGGTAACCAGTTCCACCCGTGAAATTGTCCCCATTGTCGAGCTTGACTCCATCAAAGTGTCAGACGGAAAGCCCGGTCCGGTATGGCATAACATGACGCGGATTTTTCAGGATTATAAAAAATCGTTGATTATGAGCGAACAAACCTTTTTTGAATTTCCTTGTCAATTTCCCGTTAAAGCCATGGGTAAAGCCGATATGGAGCTTGATTTATTGGTGATAGAAATTGTTCGTCGCCACGCACCTGATGTTAAACCAGATGCAGTCACTTTGCGGCCGAGCAAGGACGGCAATTTCATCGCAATAACGGTCGTTATAGAAGCCTCCAGCAAAAAACAATTGGATGCGATTTATCAGGATTTAAGCGATCATCCTCATGTTTTGATGGCTTTGTAG